CAGGATATATAATTAATACTCCAGGAACATCTAATACTAATGTTGCAGGCGTGTTTGTAGCAGGAGATGCAGCAGACCACGTATATCGCCAAGCAATTACTGCCGCAGGTACAGGATGTATGGCTGCTTTAGATGCTGAAAGATATTTAGCTTCAAAAGACTAAAACTAAAGTTTCAAATTTTATTTGTCACTTTTGATATAAATAAAATGTCCCAATCGTAAGATTGGGACATTTTTGCTTTTGTAACGTTTTGACTTAACTAAGGAAGTATTTTAACCTATTGGTGTAATTACTTCATCAATTCGCTTCGCTTAGGTTGTAATTATTTCGATCTTTTAATCAATTTAGCCTCTCCAGAAAAACGAGTCAAATCAATTTTAGGATTTCCTAAAAGCTGTACTTCGGCTTTATCTCCAGCGGCGATACTAACAGATGTTTCGGCAAGTATGCTTCCAGTCGAATAACTTTCGGCTGTGACATTAGCATTCTTTACAGTGAATTTATTTCCTATAAATGAAGAATTATTATCTAATCTAAAAATTCCATTTGTAGCAGTGCCTTCAATAGCTGCATTTGCTTTTTGATACAAATCACATTTAAAATCTGTTGCCACCACTAATGCTTTTAAACCTGCATTTTTGCTTAATTGTACACTTCCGTTTTCTGATTTTAAATTCAACTCTGTTTTCGATTTATCATCTGCTATCAAAGCAAATTTCTTAGCGTTTACATTCAAGAATAATTTGGAGTAATCAACAGAATTAAAAGTGATGTCATCCAGTTGAAGTTCTTGAATCCCATTTACTACAGTAGTGTTTTTTGCAATAACCTTAGTTAAATCCTTAGTGTAAGTAACTCTTACAATTAGTTTTTTAAAGATACTAGCTTCTTTAGATGTGTAAATACGCAACGCTTGCCCGTTTAAATCCATTCCAATAATCTCATGAAGATTATCATCAGCTT
The nucleotide sequence above comes from Flavobacterium branchiarum. Encoded proteins:
- a CDS encoding GIN domain-containing protein, producing the protein MKKYTLVLLLLVATMTTFAQKKEKIKGSKTVTIATKEIGEFNSLEVNDNLEVYLERGEKNEIKIEADDNLHEIIGMDLNGQALRIYTSKEASIFKKLIVRVTYTKDLTKVIAKNTTVVNGIQELQLDDITFNSVDYSKLFLNVNAKKFALIADDKSKTELNLKSENGSVQLSKNAGLKALVVATDFKCDLYQKANAAIEGTATNGIFRLDNNSSFIGNKFTVKNANVTAESYSTGSILAETSVSIAAGDKAEVQLLGNPKIDLTRFSGEAKLIKRSK